The genomic interval TGGATACcttgccgttaacaattttaacggtgttaatgaaaaggaccaaattgaacattaaattcgttctttgggacgaaattaaacacaaattcaactcagggaccaaaacaaattttctgaaccaaaattgggaccaaaaagagcttttaacctaaaaaaattataaaaaaaagtaaaaacttaaTAAGAAGAAGTTGTTGTTTGTGAATCAAAAATCTCTTTAAcccacaaataaaataaactaaatcgAATTTAATCTatgtctaattttatttttaattccatCCAACTCATACTCATTGTAAATTGTGTTAACTCTcctgttaaaatatattttgacatttaatttttcttttttcattcactcaataataaattgtaattataataggttattactatttttctttttcatgttaaaaaggAAAGTGTATGGTTTAGTCTTAATCCATTtcactttataaatattttagccttacaaacttttttaataaaaacctTTTTAgtcttataaactttttttaatctcaGTTTCGTAATTCCAATCCATATGAATTAAGACCAAATCTTAATAAATAGACCAAATTGACAAGTATAATTTTGATACATAAGTAGCTGGTTGTTTTCTCAGCCTCCatctatcaataaaataataattttatgataaaatacttattattaatcaattagaaaaagtagaaaatattagtttttgaaTTGGTATGGAGGGGTGTAGAAAAACGAAGAGAGGTGCATGAAAAATTTCCTTTCTGAAAGAAGCAGGAATTAGAGTCCAAATGGTGTAACTGATAAGTCCAACTCTCCTATAAGGCTTGCATCTAGGCTCTtttcaaatatagaaaaaaaaaataaaaggaggaaaattaatttagtagataaattaaataatattaaagatgtttaattacagaaaaatattatataggaAATTCTCCtttttagttcattttcttttaaaatttatatcactATAtaaaacagatttttttttggtgtacgcatttttatattttattctttgactaatagttttttaattaaaataattattctgtccattgattttatttttaaatttaataatttttttatttaataattagtttttaaatttaaccatttttatttatgataaaaagttACCGATAAAATaagtacaaaatatttataataaattaaaaaaataatttatatttactttcatatttatagttgtaacatcccgattttagtaatataaaactactaaaatttaatattacataCATGATAAATTAACCACAATAAGGAACAAACCTAAGAGAAACAATATCTACACCTGTAGATTCGTTCAACGTCTCTACTGAACCCCTTCCATCACCTATCGCGAAAGTAACTGAAACAAATGtctccctaagctcacaccaatcaggtgatcatcgcaaaagagaaaacatacaaagGCAAACACaacaaagcaagggtaagctagatatctaaaatattacaagttaataaaattaaactagcATACAAGgtcaaacaaataatattatacagAACAATTTTACTAAGTTataaattagagttttattaAGTGGTGTTAAacttagactcgtccggactaggAATGAATATTGATCTTGGgcaggttgtgcacttgtggtggactctactgctttgcaaagccattgctgAGGGGTTTCACCCAACCACACACAAGGCTAGTCCGTTACCACGGAATAGACCTCCAGTGAAAGCGTCTACCCTAGGActtcccactactctcaccacccGTGTCGatcctctctatttgagaatgaaagaccgtcaGAGTATTAGGGATAACCTCCCTTGAAGGAAcctcaatattcattcatacactaaagtgatctcacctagagatctttgAATAATTCTCAAAGTTCATAATCTATATCACCAATCTTGTTTCACCTCACCAACCTCATTCAATTAATCATACAATCTTATTCAGaagcaaaataaacatatataactcatacattacatatctTTACAGAAACATCGTTTATTATACCAATTTCTTTATCAACTATAATTACctatacttaagtaattcaaacagcttggagaccctcaccaatggttccggaagggtcaaaaacccccagaacgacctaaagaacgtccaaaacggacgtccgaaACCCCACAAACGATCAAAAACAAACACGACAGCAGAAAATGGCGCCCAAGCGCCCTTTAGGGGTGCCCAAGCGAgaattatgcagatttttctgcataattgagcaaTTCTACCCCCTTTTACCAATTCTAATCCTTTTGGTGAACTTCTACAACCCATAAGTCAACTTTCatgctaaaataaatttacCTAAACAATTCTAATCCTttctaacattattataaagtgTTTATGCATTGATTTAGGTTCTACAACTTCAATTTTATCAACCTAGAGGTCTAAATTCAATTCTAAAACTTGGAGTTGatttttaaccatttaaacATGCCTACTAAGTCACACATGACCTACCTAAGTTACCTAAACTGACTAGGATCACCAAGAATGCCTAACTCTAAATTTGACCACCACACTTCCTTTCTAACTCTTAAACACCAATTTACCCAACTTAGGgacccaaaacccaatcttaCCACTTTGCACCTATCTTGACCAATTTAGTGACTCCAACAAGTCACAATACAGTGGGTGAAACTGTCCCAACAACCCAAAAACGTGACAAACCTTATTttctcaaaatcactacctcacttcctctaaaatgaCCAAAAAGTAACCCTAAGGCACTTAATTTCCTTTCTAGCATCATCACAACAGAATTTCTATACCACAACAGCTCCAACATACATAATTCAGCAATCTaaatcattcaaaaacaacATACAATCATCACCCACCAAATTGCATATTAAACACCTCCATCCACTTACTTCAAGTtaaccaaaatcaaaatcatgttTCCAATCCACATACCATTTCGAAAATTATCATGCATTCACATCACACaacctaaaacaaaataagaactaGCTCTCCTTAACTGGACAGTGATCACAACTCAGACTCGAACTATTTTATGGAATTTGGCACTGTTAGAATTTTCAGAATTTGCCTAAAGATCAAACGTTGGAAAATTAAAGGTAGATTTTAGGTCTAAATTAAACAAGAAATTTGGGGAAAACAAAATGAGTCACATGCAACCATGATCTGGTGTAGACTTACAGCCCCAATTTGTacggaaaagaagaaaacagcTTACCAGTGGAAGAACAAGGAATTGATTGGTTGAAACGAAGCTCACAACGCTAGGATTGCTCAAGCGCCTCCTGAATCGTTGAATAGATGGCTTATGAAAGATGgaatttagagagaaggtagagaaatTTGATGAACATGATTGTAGAGAGATAAAGTTCTTGAACAGAATGAACCAACACTTTAAATATAAAGTCTAATTATACTTGTTGAGgtaatttaatcataaaatttggTTCAATTAACACAGTACTCTGGTAAACCCTTTAATCCTATTTTCAggtgtaataataattttattatttttattattataaaaaataacacatatatGTAAAGTAACGCGtgtatttttctctaaaattaatAACACGTGTATTTTCACAAATAAGAATGAGTAAGTTAGAAATAATATAAcgtaatcaaatattttaaaaagctttcttttatatttcttctaacttattttcttctcatcccagcaaatttaaatattaaaaaaaacacgaagaagataaaaatatttgtgccAATATGTTTTGACAATACGCTTCtcaatatataactttttctttttgttcataagaaaaaaaagtgaatgatATTATTGGAAAATATCCAAAAAGTCCCCGAAGGTTCTGAAATAGAAACGTGGCAGCTAATAATTGCATTTACACGTGGCTAGAATATGTGGGCCATACAGTAGCCGTTACGAAAAATCTAGAGAGGATTATAGTTAGCAGTAGAGGGCGCGCGAAACATCTCGAAGACAGAATTCAGTCTAAACATATCTATTCTCGGACATAAGTGTCCTATATAAGACCAACAATTTCTCTAACACATTCCCATGAATTAACATTCTCAGCGTAACAACACAATAACAGTAATCAGCTAAATCGCAACACACGCACTCAGAACACAAAGAATCGTTTCTCGCTTCAGGGTTGGTGGCTCGAATTTGTACTGATATCTCTTACTTGGATCGTGCGGAACCGTTTGGCTGCAACTTTATTAtctcttttcttgtttgtgTAAGTCATTCCTTTTCTCTtctatatactttttttatatcatgactttcaacattttcttatgatttttcttcttttgttggtAGATTTTAGTTCATGATCAAATCAAAAGTTGTTCAGTTAATGACTTTTCTCTGGGGATTTCCATGTTGTAGTTGTGTGATTGTGCTTTATGAAAAGGATTTTTGTTGTTTCAATTAGACTAGGAATGTCACTTATTGGACATGATGCATAATAATACTAATCTTCTTGTTATAATGGATTTGGTGCTGTACATGATTTTTGAAAGAGCTTATTTGGATAGTTAAGGATCAAAACGTTCATCCTTAGATGATGCCATAGCAGCCATAGTTAGTAGTAATCTTGATTCATGTTGATGAGTTTTGTCGGTTAAATTCTAGCAAATTCTATCATTACACAATGTAATTTCAACATTTGCCTTTAATTCggaattggaaaatgatatattgAGACACTTCTAATACTAAAATAAGACTTAGAGAGATTGATAATGGATTTGAGAATGTTGGTTGTTTATGTATAATTGCTTTTTCAGAATTATATACAGGGGTAATATAACATTACAGACATGTGAAAAAATGGCAGAAATATTGCAAATTTCTTTGCTTATATGAGGAATATCTTTTTGTTCTGTTCTCTGAGTATGTTTTTCTGTTACGATGAAGATTATTCGTGTTTCTGGTTCTTAGTTGACATTTATTCTCCTAACTTCTTCCTTTAGTACTAGAATGAAACTTGGTAATAATCTTGTACTTGATTGTGGAATGCAGAGTTTGTGCTTTAGAGTTACCTAGGTCAGACACTTACCCCATAGGAATCTTTAAGAATCTTTGTTCTGCCTGGTAGCTTTACGAAACATGATGCCAATAAGAAGTATGGACTCATACCCTTACCAGAGAAACCAAATGCCATTACCTCAGTATTATCATCCTGGCATTGAGGCTCTTCCCCCTCAAATGAAGGTTGATCCATCCAAACCACATCTTTCTTATGACCCACGTTGGCCCTATGCTGCCAATTATGGACACCTTATTCCCCCACATTTCTGCTGTGGCCACAACAACTTCCCTTGTCATTATGGCTACATGCCTTCATATCCTCATGCTCCTTCTCCTATGTACTATTCTGGTGGTTGTCCTGCATACACTGACCCTTATTTTCTTCCTTATTCTCCACAACCACATCAAACTATGGAGCTTCCTAGGTATGAATATGACAAACATATGCCCCGTCACCATCATTGTTGTGGTTGTCCTAATCATTCATGCAACCAAAAGGAAGGTACAAGTGTGAAGATTGAAGAGCATGAACCTGATGTTGGAAGGAAAGTCAATGGTTCTTTGGTTCCTATTCAGCTCAAGAACTATCCATATCCCGTTGTTTGGATTCCACAAGAGCACACAAGTAACAAACAGCTGAATAATCCTAATATAATGGAGGTTGGTGAACAAAACAAGCCTCCTAGTACTGAGAATGCTAATGCGGTTGCACAGCCAGCACAAGGGCCTAGAGTATGGAATGGATGGTTACCCTTTGATGTAAAGGGTACCCCAAGCATGATTCATGATGGATTCGGAATAAGAAACCAGAAACAGGATTCTGGGAACAACAGAGGGGAATCAGAAAATGGAGAAACGGACCAGAAACGTCAAAGCGAGCTGAAGAGGTCAGAATTCCCGTTCCCTATCTTCTGGTTGCCTTATTACAATAAACAGGAGGAGAGTGGAGAGACGAACAACCAGGAGAAGAACAATTCTTCACCAAAAATCGTTGAAGAGGTGCCTCATGCAGTCAAATCTGTTCCAGTAAAGTCTCATGTTGATGAAGGTGGTATGAACCGAACCAGATCGGATCAAGCTGCACGTCCAGATACAAAAGCTTCAGATGTTGCAGAGAAAGTGACTAATGCCAGAAGCATACCTGTGAAGCATATAGGAAAAGAAGTTTCTCTAGATCAAATGGAAGAGAATGTGGCAAAAAAGGGTCCCTCTACTGATGACAAAAGGGGACAATCTGCATCTTTATCAAAAGCATCAAAGTTACCTCCTGTTTGTCTGAGAGTTGATCCACTACCAAGGAATAAAAATGGCAACGGGAGTTCGAGGTCGAGGTCCCTCAGTCCCCCTTCCTCAAAAGGACAGGCCCAAGTGACATCTGGTGAAACTACTCCTGTGTCTGGCACAAACGACAAGACTCAGCGAAATTTGAATCATCAGAATGCTCCCAAGACCACTGAGAAAGTTGAACCAAAGGAGAAAACCATTCAGGAGTATGAATGtaaaactaatgaaaaaaagGGTGTTGACAAGACAGATGAATGTGAGAGCCAGATCAATGTAAACATTCCAAGTGAAGGTTCCAAAAGGACAAAGGATACCTGCACAGATGGTGATGAATGCAAGGTTGAAGATAAAGAGGCAGGAAAAGGAGCAGAAAATGTGGAGGAAACTACTCAACTAGGGGAAGTGAAGGATTCAAGCACACTAACTGATGTTGGTAGTAAAGAGGGAAGGATCTTGTCAGATGCAGATGCTGCTATTCTAATACAAGCTGCATATCGCGGTTATCAAGTTAGGAAATGGGAGCCCTTGAAGAAACTGAAGCAAATAGATGAAGTCAGAAAGGAGATGACTAATGTTCAAGATCGTGTTCAAGCTTTTGAGAGATCTTCTGATCTTCAAAATGATGAGAAGCAAAAAATTGCAATTGGAGAGACAATAATGAGACTCCTTCTGAAGTTGGATACTATACAGGTACATGTCGATTACCCTATTTTTGCTTACGAAGAATCACTGATGAATATTTGATATTCTTTGATTATTGACCCTAGGCATTACATGGTACTTGTTTTGATTTCACACTTTGCAGTTAAACCTTCTCCATTGTATCTGTTAGCTAATCTTAATTTCGTTGAGATTTGTGGCGCCAGTAATATCGTTTTGGTATTAGCGAATCTTGATCAGTTGGGATATAAAGACCTTAATTGTATACAATTTTGAAGTTTCTACGTTTATGAATATGATAATGAATTTCGCATGCCTAATTACCTGTTATAAGCGCTGTGCGTGTGAACAAAGATATTTTGATCTGCATAGATGACTGTTGGTTGTGGTTTGTCATTAATGTTCatataatttatgatatttaacAGAGTTTTGTTTCCTTGTTCTGTGTTATGCTTACATattgttcaatatatatatatatatatcagggTTTGCATCCAAGTTTCAGGGAGATCAGAAAATCCTTGGCTAGAGAGCTCACGATGTTGCAAGAAAGGCTTGATTCTTTAATGGCTAATAAAACTCAGCAGCAGATGCAGGCTATTCAGAAAGATGTTGAGGTGACTCCAACAAACATGCAGACTGAAGAAAAACTTGCCATGCCTGGAGATTCATCTGAAGGAAATAGTGATGATGGAAATGTATCTCAGCCGCCAGTTGATCCTGTACCAAACGAGGGTGGAGAGTCGGTTATTCTTCCAAATGGTTCGTGCAGTGAAGATACTATTCAAATCGTTACAGCAGATACATTGAACTCTACGAGTGATCTGTCTGAGAGTGACAAAATGGCTGTGGAATCCGAGGACAAATCAGAACCGAAAGACATTCCCATTGAGGTTGACGAATTGGATATGACTGTTGAGAAAGAATTGCCAGTGGGAGTTCTTGATGAAGATAGCAATGATGCTAGTATTGAGAAGGAAGAAGAGCACGATAATACTGGTTCTGGAAGTGTATCAGCCATGGTGAATGATTCTGCACGAGATGGACTAGGTTCAGAGAACCATGCAATGATGGAACTTCCAGTGGGACTACTTGATGAGGATGAAAGGGACAATGAAATGAATATTTCTAAAAGTGAGGAATTTATTGAGGAGCTGCCTGTGGGACTACTTgatgagaaggaagaagaacCTGAAGAAGAGAAGGACGATGAAGCTAAGCCTAAAGAGGTTCTGATGGCACAAGAAAGGGAATGTAATGCAGATGAGGAAACAAGTTCTTCCACAGATGATACTTCAAAAGAAACTCAATCAGAGCCACAGCAGCAGCCATTGGAAGCTCAAAAAGAGGATATTGAGTTGCCACCTTTGACAACAATTTTCAATGATCATGAAGCAGGAAATGAAGATGTGTGCTTGGAAGCAAATGATGCAAACAACATCTCAGTCGAACCAACGGGGTTTGAGAGTATAGAAGACACACAGAAGGAAGAGGAACCAGAAGAAAAGATTGCACTGAAGGAGACACAAAAGGATGGGGAAGAGAAAGTTGCTGAAACTTTGGCTGAAGAGAAAGCAGTATCAGCTGCATTACAAGCTGACCATGATGGAGGGTTGAATGGTGAGTCGAAGTTAGTGGAGGAAAATGAGAAGCTAAGGGAGATGATGAAGAAGTTGCTCGAAGCTGGTAATGAACAGTTGAGTGTGATATCAGATTTAACTGGCAGAGTGAAGGAGTTGGAGAAGAGATTAGCCAGGAGCAGAAACAAGAGAATGAAGACAAAACGGTATAGATCAGCAGCTTCCAAAATTTCTGGCATGAGTCCATGAATATTATGTAATGCCTCCATTGAATTTCCAGGAGTATATGCATACACTGTAGTTGAGGGGTGTGGCATGTTTCATTGTAAAAACTGTAACAACTGTGCTTGTGTGCTGTGAAAATACgaaatttttgttgtttctctttTCGGCGAATAAATTTTGCTTCTAAAACTTACTGGTTGGATATTGTAGTATATTTTAGCAGTATCcaagattttatgtttattttcaggTTGGTGTTGATGTTGTTCTGGTTTTCTAGGCGGTTGCTTCTATAACTCTTAGAGTTACTCTTATTTAATGGGAAATGATGGGAAATTGACATATAGTTTCTTCTATAACTCTTAGAGTTACTCTTATTTAATGGGAAATAATGGGAAATTGACATATAGTTTCTGAAATACATTCACTAAGACactatttttaatgataaattaaaagttaaattattaaatacaatattatcttaaatttaatattatgaaaagCTTATGccaaataaatgtaattttaaactttttgtctcaaattatcattttctttatttagtcTGGTTATCAtacttctttattattttaatactttttattactttaatataagGGTGTATAtacaaaatacataaatattatgCCCTTTATTCACTTCACATAAACATTTCTCATATATTTTGAGAGGGATTagtcttaattatttaatatgatatttttcaacagcattttacttttcatttaaataatcaattaatgattagtattaaagaaattcaacttagtaatataatctttaatatgagagaaaaagttttctagcaaactaaaatttactttttatacatgaatttaaataatacttttaaatacCTATGAATTATTTTGGAAGAGTAGATTTCAAGGATTATTATTGAGCTATATTTGAAGTTTTGTGAGGTGTAAATTTTCAaagtcaataatatatattttactattaaaaaaaaagagatatgaAAGCCATAGTTCATGGTAAGATATACTAAAGAattattgatgataaaaaaattattaataagtatGTCgtggataaaatttattaacaaattaaatttgttgATTATCGATGATAAATATGTTTAACGATGAGTTTGCGATATATGCTGATagatatatttgttgaaaatctgttggtaaattataaaattttattttttaaattctaagataataaaatttgtattcacaattaatttaatataatatataatccTAAACCATCatactaattaataaaatcactaataaaataatttacatattgAGGAAAGAATCATCTAATATATAATTCATCTATATTTGAACAAACCATCATATAAAGTATACTAAATATAAGTAActcttcaaatataaatatgttatgaacattataaaaaataatttttatattttctccaaTAATCTTCTTAATTAGGAGAAGATATAGCCTCATTTAAAATTTCCCcttcttgattattttttttagtgtatgAATGGAGTTGAGGTTGAGAGATTTGGTTAGTGTGTTAAAATTCGATCCTCAATAAGATATAATTAGTGATTGAAGAAATCAAAACTCGATCctcaattttttatctttttataaattttgtgaaagTTATTACTTAAGTTGGTTGAGGTCCTTAGAATTATTAAAGAAGGTAGTTAATAGAGGATATCATTTGGActtgtatattttgtaataagTTGGCCAATcccataaatttttattttattttttttcaacaatctcaacctAAGATCTAGTCATGATAATCTTGTCTAACAGAATCAagatgattattataattttgtgttttattagCATCACCGAAGAAACCTCATATATGATAgtaaaaacttattataaatgtttttcaattagtgtaaaaaatcaagaattattatcctatcatatatatatatatataataggcTGACATGTTTCTTTTTAGATCTTTCATCTACAAACTGTCTCAATTcaatatgttataaatttaattcaatacgaaactttaaaaatataagtcaTATGAGAATAATTGAAACAATTGATGTGTATATATACGAAGGGCATGTTCATTAGCGATAATGGAACCGTGTATATGTTTTCAGAacacttgttttgttttggtgtaACATAATTGTTATGATAGTTTGGAGAATTCCAATGCTCTAACAACCTCTTCCATACATTACTAGAGATCTATTTTAGCCTCTGTCCAACAATTCTAACATCTCTAAAAATCTCAGATAGCCAATAAAATGCTTTGATGTTGAAATTTCTCTTAATTTAATCTTCATGCTTTAGTCTCTTTGAATTCTCATCTATAATAATAAGACAATTAAAACATTATCAACACATATTGTAGGGataatttattctaataatcaAATATGAAATCTCGCGTTAACACCAACTCCAGGGTTGTCTTAATTTTGTCTAAACCAAAGTCAAAACAAATTATTTGCCTTGTAACCTACAAGCAATAATATGGTAAGAAATTATGAATTCCTTAAATGAAATCAAGCATCAGTCAAGCGAGTAGAGCTCGTCCAGCAACTCGTTGCACAACAATTTAGCTCGCCTAACGAGAGTTACAAATTATGATAAATCAGAAACAAACTTTGCCCAACGGTTCAATTCGCCTAGTGaagttataaaagtaaaagaaaattacaaacaattttaaatgcttaaaactattttataagtTTGTTACATGATCTTCATTTCCTTTGAGTTTCCAACCGGACGTAGCATTTTGAGTCTCGAGGAGATTTATTCTTCTAAGTTTTTGGTCCATTGACCTTGTCATATGTCCTAGGTCTTTTGAATTGCAATGACTCATCCTTAAATTTTTCTTGTATTGGATCAAGAGATAGTCTTCTATCACAAAATGCAAATAAAGCGAGTGAGAAACTCTATTATGCTCTTTCCATCTCTTTGAATTGAATTTGTAAGCttattttcttccaatttcCCATGTTAAATTTCGTTTCacgtaaaaaaaatttggttcttcgtatttttaagttaattctTACATCAAATGGGAGATTTCATGTGAGAAATATTTAGGATTTTTAATTTGACAAAAGTATGCAAAACTAAAACTGATAATTATCATcatcatgtttttattatttttttattggtattttatttattactttttagataaataagggtttatttaataattttggaaatagaagtgtttggttttatttgtgaagtattttgtagaaaaatggaaatctcaaatgatttaaaaaaattattagtaaaattgaataattcaactatcaacataatcaattatatagaGTTAGTTAATTCAGTTACAAATTCAAGTAACAATTTCAGGGCTAGTCCAGTTTGGCCAATTCGTCCAATGAGCCAATTTTCCCAATGAGAAGAGGTTTGGTTGTCCAACAAGCGTAGttctaaaaatctttaaatagaAAACTTTACAGAGTTTTAGCTCATTCTCTTGGGAAATAGGGAACTAATCCTAAGAGaaagacaacaaaaacacatttaagaTACAAAAGTCATCCATCATCATTATTCTTCATATTTCTAGTGCTCAAAATGTATAGAAGTAACTAGCTCTTTAATTCATTGAAGTTGGATGTAATGTATCTTCGCTCTTTGTAATTTACACAAttcaatatactttttttctattaatcttGTTGATAAGGatgaaaaatacatgttttcaGACTTATTCATTAGCTCAAATTCGtatttattcatgaaataatATGTCTCCTCATAGAAACAATTGTAATTAGAAGTAGGAAAGTTGTGTAATAAATTGTACAAGAACTTATACATTAAGTGGAGTGTTGTCAGACCTTTCTAGCTAAGCCAGCATTAAATCGCTCAGCTGAAAAGAGTtttattcgctcagcgcactAGCACAACTCACTGAGCGAATGAAGGACAGTTAAAGATATGCAGTTGAATATTCTCGTTACACATGAAGAGTCGTGCATTTAGCAAATTAGTTACTTTCAATTGGCTTTTAAAGTGGAAAATAGACGGAAAGTTGGTAACTTCTGACAAAGAGCAAAGAACCGTAAAAGATTGCACACTTCAGGAGACTACTTCAAGGCATCTAAACAACATTGTATGCAAGGAATTGAAAAACTATGTACGTTTTAGATGACTAGGAGTAGCTAAATCTCTCTTTCGTTGGAATTGAATGTAATGACTGACATTTGATGTAATCTTCCTGTTCAATATATATATCTATGTTCATAtgcttttcttgttttacttgtcattatacggaagtatgatgtattttatatattcaattgTACTGGGAAGTAAATTTGAGTATAAACGTAAGAAAAACAACCAAAAGGAATGATGCTAGATAGTTTCAATTCTTCTGATCATTTATAAACATCATATCTTAATGCAAggttatgtttaattacttaaggaattaataattgaatataaatcTTTAGAACTTGCTTTAAGGGATTAAACCAAGATACAATGATGTTAATGTTTGAACGcaaaatatattgtttatgaAGTTACTGTAATGTTAGTCATGAACTCAATTTCAACAAAGCttactttaaacttttaatttcaaattttaatattttgttaatttcagTATGTTATTTGACATGAATCAAAATTTCCATCGTTGCTAAATTGATTttggtaaataatttttattagataatgtAACACAattcctttgggagaacgatgcTCTGAACTTACTCtttattacttgaaacaatttggtatacttgccaaaaagtttaTCACTTgtgttctattttttatttttaaccgTGTGATTATTGATTGCATAATTTTTGATATCCAATTATTGGAAAATAATTTAGAACCTTGATTGAGATAGGACTACTAATTATAATAGTTTGTCTCTAAACATTTGGAAA from Vigna radiata var. radiata cultivar VC1973A chromosome 9, Vradiata_ver6, whole genome shotgun sequence carries:
- the LOC106773147 gene encoding BAG family molecular chaperone regulator 6, producing MMPIRSMDSYPYQRNQMPLPQYYHPGIEALPPQMKVDPSKPHLSYDPRWPYAANYGHLIPPHFCCGHNNFPCHYGYMPSYPHAPSPMYYSGGCPAYTDPYFLPYSPQPHQTMELPRYEYDKHMPRHHHCCGCPNHSCNQKEGTSVKIEEHEPDVGRKVNGSLVPIQLKNYPYPVVWIPQEHTSNKQLNNPNIMEVGEQNKPPSTENANAVAQPAQGPRVWNGWLPFDVKGTPSMIHDGFGIRNQKQDSGNNRGESENGETDQKRQSELKRSEFPFPIFWLPYYNKQEESGETNNQEKNNSSPKIVEEVPHAVKSVPVKSHVDEGGMNRTRSDQAARPDTKASDVAEKVTNARSIPVKHIGKEVSLDQMEENVAKKGPSTDDKRGQSASLSKASKLPPVCLRVDPLPRNKNGNGSSRSRSLSPPSSKGQAQVTSGETTPVSGTNDKTQRNLNHQNAPKTTEKVEPKEKTIQEYECKTNEKKGVDKTDECESQINVNIPSEGSKRTKDTCTDGDECKVEDKEAGKGAENVEETTQLGEVKDSSTLTDVGSKEGRILSDADAAILIQAAYRGYQVRKWEPLKKLKQIDEVRKEMTNVQDRVQAFERSSDLQNDEKQKIAIGETIMRLLLKLDTIQGLHPSFREIRKSLARELTMLQERLDSLMANKTQQQMQAIQKDVEVTPTNMQTEEKLAMPGDSSEGNSDDGNVSQPPVDPVPNEGGESVILPNGSCSEDTIQIVTADTLNSTSDLSESDKMAVESEDKSEPKDIPIEVDELDMTVEKELPVGVLDEDSNDASIEKEEEHDNTGSGSVSAMVNDSARDGLGSENHAMMELPVGLLDEDERDNEMNISKSEEFIEELPVGLLDEKEEEPEEEKDDEAKPKEVLMAQERECNADEETSSSTDDTSKETQSEPQQQPLEAQKEDIELPPLTTIFNDHEAGNEDVCLEANDANNISVEPTGFESIEDTQKEEEPEEKIALKETQKDGEEKVAETLAEEKAVSAALQADHDGGLNGESKLVEENEKLREMMKKLLEAGNEQLSVISDLTGRVKELEKRLARSRNKRMKTKRYRSAASKISGMSP